One Natronorubrum halophilum genomic window, AGCGTCCAGTAGGGTCGTTCGTCGAGGGAGACGCCGCGCTCGCGGTGGAAGCTGACGACACGGGAGTGGTCGAGCAAGCGGAGTCCGGGTGCCGAACAGAGGGTGTAGCCGCACTGGACGCACTCGTGGTCGACGCGAACCGTCGCGCCGAGACAGCACGCGCCGTCCTCCGCGATGTGCGACTCGACGCGACCGCTACACTCCGGACAGACGCCGTCGGCCGCGAGGCAGTGGAGGTGACGGACCCGTTGGTCGAAGGCGTCGGCGACCTCCTCGCGCGTCCGGTCGTTCAGCCCGCCCGGCGGGAACCCGTACTCGCCGTGGCCGTGCCCGCAGTCGGGACACGCGATCGCGAGTTGCTCGTCCCGATACCGCGCCTCGAGCGGGCCGTCGCAGGCGACGCACGAGCCCGCGACCGGGAACGGATCGATCGTCGGGTGCTCGTTGAACGAGCCGGCGATCACCGAGCGGACGACCTTCTCGCCGGCGTGTTTGAAGTCGTAGCCCGCGTCGGTCTGGACGACGAACTGGCCGGCGAGCTTCTGGAGGTGGTAGTTGAACTGCGCCGAGTCGCGCATCCCGATCTCGCGTCGCAGCTCCGAAA contains:
- a CDS encoding winged helix-turn-helix domain-containing protein; this encodes MSQSDVSSDRERVLECTDCLDPADAFALIGNETRLSILEALWAAEDRPVAFSELRREIGMRDSAQFNYHLQKLAGQFVVQTDAGYDFKHAGEKVVRSVIAGSFNEHPTIDPFPVAGSCVACDGPLEARYRDEQLAIACPDCGHGHGEYGFPPGGLNDRTREEVADAFDQRVRHLHCLAADGVCPECSGRVESHIAEDGACCLGATVRVDHECVQCGYTLCSAPGLRLLDHSRVVSFHRERGVSLDERPYWTLPWCVSDEYTAVVEHDPIRLRVRLPLAGDELRATLNEDLAVLETTIESLE